One Brachyspira suanatina DNA segment encodes these proteins:
- a CDS encoding helix-turn-helix transcriptional regulator produces the protein MCHLCSKYDTCKKLCNDVLKEINKSLGTRKINSDNTDSRESVLTNEDLDNILYSNALTESEYSRVSNLIIAILTPKQKRIMKLFAEGKSQEELAKTLNVTQSAVSQYLSAIKREISKQFNMVINI, from the coding sequence ATGTGTCATTTATGCTCTAAATATGATACTTGTAAAAAACTTTGTAATGATGTTTTGAAAGAGATTAATAAAAGTTTAGGTACTAGGAAAATTAATTCTGATAATACAGATAGCAGAGAAAGTGTATTAACAAATGAAGATTTGGATAATATACTGTATTCCAATGCTTTAACAGAAAGTGAATATAGTAGGGTTTCAAATTTAATAATAGCTATACTTACACCTAAACAAAAAAGAATAATGAAATTATTTGCAGAAGGAAAAAGTCAGGAGGAATTAGCAAAAACACTTAATGTAACACAGTCAGCAGTATCTCAATATTTAAGTGCTATAAAAAGAGAGATATCAAAACAGTTTAATATGGTAATAAATATATAA
- the dnaG gene encoding DNA primase has protein sequence MDNLFIEKLNNLLSRVSLIDILRDRYKVVHRGGSQYTVQCPFHKDGQETNPSMSVDDAKGIYKCFTCGAKGNVITYLKEKENKSFKEAVQYLGNRFSVDVSGFFSAKTTQKDKIYLESRRINRIACNFFGKSLFLKDKNGDYFYKGAEKYLKSRKIPFSIIKEFRIGYAPPSWNALMNALTENKITVNNMNILGLVSVSKNNPNHYYDTFVNRIMFPIINEREEIVGFGGRSIDGKEPKYLNSKESLIFKKKSSLYGINIAKSYIMKQDEIMLVEGYMDTIACHKMGIKNVVGTLGTAITEEHAREIKKYTKNVVLALDSDEAGIKAAKSAIITLLKFDLKLTILSIQETKDLDEFFTVYGRNRFDILYNNKLNWYDFVIDTEIKKDISSLSIAEKLNVINSFYKYLDAVKSETEKQMIISYVASKLNVDREAFNKDYLNTYNANQYASGIKYDKKVKNNTDNKFYYENSLIYLLALNPSLIKEAEREISVDLIKKDITREFYIRLLTLNKEASVEDALNVLGNEHIANQILSKKKLYSENIYEKLEELIIKIKSGCIDSEKKELQNNINLDNLDNIYEAARKISLLNKQKEKLHQGSDL, from the coding sequence GTGGATAATTTATTTATTGAAAAATTAAATAATCTATTGTCTAGAGTATCTCTTATTGATATATTAAGAGATAGATATAAAGTAGTACATAGAGGCGGAAGTCAATATACCGTTCAATGTCCTTTTCATAAAGACGGACAGGAGACAAATCCTTCAATGTCTGTTGATGATGCTAAAGGCATATATAAATGTTTTACATGTGGTGCTAAAGGTAATGTTATTACATATCTTAAAGAAAAAGAGAATAAATCATTCAAAGAGGCTGTACAGTATTTAGGCAATAGGTTTTCTGTTGATGTCAGCGGATTTTTTTCTGCAAAAACTACTCAAAAAGATAAAATATATCTAGAAAGCAGAAGAATTAACAGAATAGCATGCAACTTTTTTGGTAAAAGCCTGTTTTTAAAGGATAAAAATGGAGATTATTTCTATAAAGGTGCTGAAAAATACTTAAAATCAAGGAAAATACCATTCAGCATTATAAAAGAATTTAGAATAGGTTATGCTCCTCCTAGTTGGAATGCCTTAATGAATGCATTAACAGAGAATAAAATTACAGTAAATAATATGAATATATTAGGTTTAGTAAGTGTAAGCAAGAACAACCCTAATCATTATTATGATACATTTGTTAATAGAATAATGTTTCCTATAATAAATGAACGTGAAGAGATAGTAGGTTTTGGAGGCAGAAGTATAGATGGTAAGGAGCCTAAGTATTTAAATTCTAAAGAAAGCCTAATATTCAAAAAGAAATCTTCATTATATGGTATAAATATCGCCAAATCATATATAATGAAGCAAGATGAAATAATGCTTGTTGAAGGCTATATGGATACAATAGCATGCCATAAAATGGGTATAAAGAATGTTGTCGGAACTTTAGGTACTGCAATTACAGAAGAACATGCCAGAGAGATAAAAAAATACACTAAAAATGTGGTATTAGCTCTAGATAGCGATGAAGCAGGCATAAAAGCGGCAAAATCTGCTATAATTACGCTCTTGAAGTTTGATTTAAAGTTGACTATACTTTCTATACAAGAAACTAAAGATTTAGATGAATTTTTTACAGTTTATGGTAGAAACCGGTTTGATATATTGTATAATAATAAACTTAATTGGTATGATTTTGTTATAGATACTGAAATAAAAAAGGATATTTCTTCTTTATCTATAGCAGAAAAACTAAATGTTATTAATAGTTTTTATAAGTATTTAGATGCTGTGAAAAGTGAAACAGAGAAACAGATGATAATTTCATACGTGGCTTCGAAACTTAATGTTGATAGAGAAGCTTTTAACAAAGACTATTTGAACACATATAATGCAAATCAGTATGCTTCCGGTATAAAATATGATAAAAAAGTAAAAAATAATACAGATAACAAATTTTACTATGAAAATAGTTTAATATATTTACTTGCTTTGAATCCTTCTTTAATTAAAGAGGCTGAAAGAGAAATTAGTGTTGATCTTATTAAGAAAGATATAACAAGAGAATTTTATATAAGGCTCTTAACTCTTAATAAAGAAGCAAGTGTTGAAGATGCTCTTAATGTATTAGGAAATGAGCATATAGCCAATCAGATTTTAAGCAAGAAGAAACTATATAGTGAAAATATATATGAAAAACTGGAGGAGCTTATTATTAAAATTAAAAGCGGCTGCATAGACTCCGAAAAAAAAGAATTACAAAATAATATAAATTTGGATAATTTAGATAATATTTATGAAGCAGCTCGTAAAATAAGTTTACTTAATAAGCAAAAAGAAAAATTACATCAAGGAAGTGATTTATGA
- the rpoD gene encoding RNA polymerase sigma factor RpoD, producing MMTEEDCDLLIKNNEKIRKLLEKGNTNKYLTFKEINGAIDNMDTDVMDILFQLLAARKIVIVEDKREFESLSKNQNKIDDAAKFIHVEDKVGNNDDPIRLYLKEIGKVSLLTHDDEVDYSKKIESGESEIENIILNTHLVVGEVLNTIKNVQIGKVSIHEILEPPRIYNVSTQEKRKLERKYKNFEKEYVALAEKYLSLDKRIKKITTQKTIKSLTKEQEEVKDSIVKLLTKVRLNRMEIDRIAEKLKFYLHRINQIEEYFEKLKKRYYKEISDFENYYKEIESGNKDIYIRLVDEFNITPEAIEAVITSFHKAQVRMADIYDEVRIDKETLVEWVRKIDSARRKIAQAKDHIVKANLRLVIAIAKKYVNRGLHFFDLVQEGNIGLIKAVDKFEYKKGYKFSTYATWWIRQAITRSISDQARTIRVPVHMIEQINKVQRVLRQYMQQHGREPSIQEIAKALSWPESRVKSVRNVAKDPVSLNAPIGDEEDTILGELIEDKEFESPQNITTFKILRKQIDSILDSLPDREQKVIRMRFGLVDGYSHTLEEVGYVFKVTRERIRQIEAKAIRRLRAQSKKKELKDFLDS from the coding sequence ATGATGACAGAAGAAGATTGCGATCTTTTGATTAAAAATAATGAAAAGATTAGAAAATTACTTGAAAAAGGAAATACAAATAAATATCTTACATTTAAAGAGATTAATGGTGCCATTGATAATATGGATACCGATGTGATGGATATACTTTTTCAATTATTAGCTGCAAGAAAAATTGTTATCGTTGAAGATAAAAGAGAATTTGAAAGCCTTTCAAAAAATCAGAATAAAATTGATGATGCTGCCAAATTCATACATGTAGAGGATAAGGTAGGGAACAATGATGATCCTATAAGACTTTATCTTAAAGAAATTGGAAAGGTTAGCCTGCTTACTCATGATGATGAAGTAGATTATTCGAAAAAGATTGAATCTGGAGAATCAGAAATTGAAAATATAATCTTGAATACTCATCTTGTAGTAGGGGAAGTATTAAATACCATCAAGAATGTACAGATAGGAAAGGTTTCTATACATGAAATATTAGAGCCTCCTAGAATTTATAATGTTTCTACTCAGGAAAAAAGAAAATTAGAAAGAAAGTATAAAAACTTTGAAAAAGAGTATGTAGCATTAGCTGAAAAATACCTATCTTTGGATAAGAGAATAAAGAAGATTACTACTCAAAAAACTATTAAATCTCTTACTAAAGAACAAGAGGAAGTTAAAGATAGTATAGTTAAGCTTTTAACAAAAGTAAGATTAAATAGAATGGAGATAGACAGAATAGCTGAAAAGTTAAAGTTCTATTTGCATAGAATAAATCAGATAGAAGAGTATTTTGAAAAGCTTAAAAAAAGATACTATAAAGAAATATCAGACTTTGAAAATTATTACAAAGAGATAGAATCTGGTAATAAGGATATATATATAAGACTTGTAGATGAGTTTAATATTACTCCTGAAGCTATAGAAGCTGTTATAACTAGTTTCCATAAAGCACAGGTTCGTATGGCTGATATTTATGATGAAGTTCGTATTGATAAAGAAACTTTAGTGGAATGGGTAAGAAAGATTGATTCTGCTAGAAGAAAGATTGCTCAAGCTAAAGATCATATTGTTAAGGCTAATTTAAGACTTGTTATTGCTATAGCTAAAAAATATGTTAATAGAGGGCTTCATTTCTTCGATTTAGTTCAGGAAGGAAATATAGGTCTTATTAAGGCTGTAGATAAATTTGAATATAAAAAGGGTTATAAATTTTCTACTTATGCCACTTGGTGGATCCGCCAGGCTATTACTCGTTCTATAAGTGATCAGGCTAGAACTATAAGGGTACCTGTTCATATGATAGAGCAAATTAATAAAGTTCAGAGAGTATTAAGACAGTATATGCAGCAGCATGGAAGAGAGCCTTCTATTCAAGAGATAGCAAAGGCTTTAAGCTGGCCTGAAAGCAGGGTAAAGAGTGTTAGAAATGTTGCTAAGGATCCTGTTTCTTTGAATGCTCCTATAGGAGATGAAGAAGACACTATTTTAGGTGAACTCATTGAAGATAAAGAATTTGAAAGTCCTCAAAATATTACTACTTTCAAAATATTAAGAAAGCAGATCGATTCTATATTAGATAGTTTACCTGACAGAGAGCAGAAGGTTATAAGAATGCGTTTCGGTCTTGTTGATGGATATTCTCATACTCTTGAAGAGGTTGGATATGTATTCAAGGTTACTAGAGAACGTATTCGTCAGATAGAGGCTAAGGCTATAAGAAGATTGAGAGCGCAGTCTAAGAAAAAAGAGTTAAAAGATTTTCTTGACTCTTAA
- a CDS encoding flagellin yields the protein MVINNNISAINAQRTLKFRQVDLKKDAAQISSGMRINQAGDDASGLAVSEKMRTQIRGLRMAERNTQDGISFIQTTEGYLEETTNILQRIRELAIQAANGIYTDEDRLYVQIEVSQLVDEIDRVASQAQFNKLNMLTGRFARSTGENTPTASMWLHIGANMDERKRVYIGTMNSQALGLKNPVGPAVTATFISVSSPAKANSVIGMVDEALLKVLKQRSDLGAYQNRLEMTAQGLMVGFENMQASESRIRDTDMAEASVKLAKDQILNQANLSMLAQANQLPQGALRLLQ from the coding sequence ATGGTTATCAACAATAATATAAGTGCTATAAACGCACAACGCACTTTAAAATTCCGCCAAGTAGATCTTAAAAAAGATGCTGCTCAAATTTCTAGCGGTATGAGAATCAATCAAGCAGGAGACGATGCTTCTGGATTAGCAGTATCTGAGAAAATGAGAACTCAGATTCGTGGTTTACGTATGGCTGAAAGAAATACTCAAGACGGTATATCTTTCATTCAAACTACTGAAGGATACTTAGAAGAAACTACTAACATTCTTCAAAGAATTCGTGAATTAGCTATACAAGCTGCTAACGGTATCTATACTGACGAAGACAGACTTTATGTACAAATCGAAGTTTCTCAGTTAGTAGATGAAATCGACAGAGTTGCTTCTCAAGCTCAATTCAACAAACTTAACATGTTAACTGGAAGATTCGCTAGATCTACAGGTGAAAACACTCCTACAGCTTCTATGTGGTTACACATCGGTGCTAATATGGACGAAAGAAAACGCGTTTATATCGGTACTATGAACAGCCAAGCTCTTGGACTTAAAAACCCAGTTGGACCTGCTGTTACAGCTACATTTATCAGCGTTTCTAGCCCAGCTAAAGCTAACTCTGTTATCGGTATGGTAGACGAAGCTCTTCTTAAAGTATTAAAACAAAGATCTGACTTAGGTGCTTATCAGAACAGATTAGAAATGACAGCTCAAGGCTTAATGGTTGGATTCGAAAATATGCAGGCTTCTGAAAGCAGAATTCGTGATACAGATATGGCTGAAGCATCAGTTAAACTTGCTAAAGATCAAATTCTTAACCAAGCTAACTTGTCTATGCTTGCTCAAGCTAATCAGTTACCACAAGGTGCTCTTAGATTATTACAATAA
- a CDS encoding glycosyltransferase family 61 protein, producing MGFGNKILNGNIRNKIGEKVSKKLENNSVSIKDIKTDLYIPIKYQNSNIDNFLCKLKDAKIYSSWGFCFTSDNKIIKESLPFNKILTLKAELGGRFAFYKFRFRKKTNLNVFSLQSIWNVCFGHWMHETLPRLFILKDAGYLDKIDAFILGDGCNSKFHKDSLDMFQIDNKKIIYISDQTEILCENLYLSSFPSTNTHYPDIWICNKYRELSKELIKNYDINNFPKKIYLTRRNVKTRRILNEDNLMDILSKLGYKMICPEEYSLQEQLCMFYNADKIISILGSGLTNLVCSKETISVLGIVPNIRAEDTYKYIVETIGGQYLEYIENNEKNYVYQNMHNKGNDFDFYINIDDFKIVLDKFENIN from the coding sequence ATGGGTTTTGGAAATAAAATTTTAAACGGTAATATAAGAAATAAAATAGGTGAAAAAGTTTCTAAAAAATTAGAAAATAATTCTGTTTCTATAAAAGATATAAAAACAGATTTATATATTCCTATAAAATATCAAAATTCAAATATTGATAATTTTCTTTGTAAATTAAAAGATGCTAAAATATATTCTAGTTGGGGATTTTGTTTTACAAGTGATAATAAAATAATAAAAGAGTCATTACCTTTTAATAAAATTTTGACTCTTAAAGCAGAATTAGGCGGAAGATTTGCATTCTATAAATTTAGATTTAGAAAGAAAACTAACTTAAATGTATTTAGTCTTCAGTCTATATGGAATGTTTGTTTTGGGCATTGGATGCATGAAACTTTACCTAGACTTTTTATATTAAAAGATGCAGGATATTTGGATAAAATAGATGCTTTTATTTTGGGAGATGGGTGTAACTCAAAATTTCATAAAGATAGTTTGGATATGTTTCAAATTGATAATAAAAAAATAATATATATTTCAGATCAAACAGAAATTTTGTGTGAGAATTTATATTTATCATCTTTTCCAAGTACAAATACTCATTATCCTGATATTTGGATATGCAATAAGTATAGAGAATTATCAAAAGAATTAATAAAAAATTATGATATTAATAATTTCCCAAAAAAAATATATTTAACTAGAAGAAATGTAAAAACTAGAAGAATTTTAAATGAAGATAATCTTATGGATATATTATCTAAATTAGGTTATAAAATGATATGTCCTGAAGAATATTCTTTACAAGAACAACTTTGTATGTTCTATAATGCTGATAAAATAATTTCAATATTAGGAAGTGGGCTTACAAATCTTGTTTGTTCAAAAGAAACTATATCTGTACTTGGTATCGTACCTAATATTAGAGCTGAAGATACATATAAATATATAGTTGAAACTATAGGTGGTCAATATTTAGAGTACATTGAAAATAATGAAAAAAATTATGTGTATCAAAATATGCATAATAAAGGAAATGATTTTGATTTCTATATAAATATTGATGATTTTAAAATAGTCTTAGACAAATTTGAAAATATTAATTAG